One genomic window of [Clostridium] scindens ATCC 35704 includes the following:
- a CDS encoding CD1871A family CXXC motif-containing protein, producing MKFTGKYSTRVKFAAQLMLIVTATAFVCLGAYRGEVETVFAKAIRLCLECVGIG from the coding sequence ATGAAGTTTACCGGCAAATATTCGACTCGGGTAAAATTTGCAGCGCAACTGATGCTGATTGTTACGGCAACCGCCTTTGTGTGTTTAGGCGCATACCGTGGAGAGGTCGAAACCGTGTTTGCGAAAGCAATTCGTCTATGTTTGGAGTGTGTCGGAATTGGATAA
- a CDS encoding ABC transporter ATP-binding protein: MKQKNVVKQPDKLSSYFKAEWSILLAITITGIIYNIGLLASPWFEGKLAQCLFDIFGKAKTFSDMLRLVVAYMVVIAVVQLARYMKRFYVRRFGNHINRNMKQILYRTLIHHSRAELESENIGNIITKAISDVDACSEGMRKFTTEVFDTGVALAAYIVLLFTYDWRLALISLIFPPISYYIAEKLKVVVQRNGAAAQESRGRLNAIILDRVSNALTYRVFGCETQRNIAFEEHLNDYEKSAVKANIWVAAMPPIYQIISMVSVLFIIYFGSRNILGNGWTSWDIAVFTTFISCFTKLAIKSSKAAKLFNAVQKAEVSWKRIKPLMKLVPDQVAECIVSPDTLEVRDLGVSYFENESIFSGLSFSARPGEIIGVTGAVACGKTTLGQAFLCEHPYQGSIRFGKKELSEFSNVRRSKTVGYLGHDPELLSETIQNNILLGKNTEIEPLLKAVCIDEEISKMPDGMNTFIGNGGVRLSGGQQARIGLARTLAHPRPLLILDDPFSALDRQTEMKIFQHLQELAKNSIVILISHRLYLFPQLDKIIWIENGTTTVGTHKELMNSCSEYSDIYNLQEGGSDFESEKVGFDTSHSECNEAE; encoded by the coding sequence ATGAAGCAAAAAAATGTGGTAAAGCAGCCAGACAAGCTTTCGTCCTATTTTAAAGCCGAATGGAGCATACTTTTGGCTATAACAATAACAGGCATTATATATAATATAGGACTGCTTGCCAGTCCTTGGTTTGAGGGTAAATTAGCACAATGTTTATTTGACATATTCGGTAAAGCAAAGACATTCTCCGATATGTTGAGGTTGGTTGTTGCCTATATGGTCGTGATAGCCGTTGTCCAGCTCGCCCGCTATATGAAACGCTTTTATGTGCGACGCTTTGGAAATCATATCAACCGTAATATGAAACAGATTCTATACAGAACGCTGATACACCATTCCAGAGCCGAACTGGAAAGTGAAAATATAGGTAATATCATAACCAAAGCCATCTCCGATGTTGACGCCTGCTCAGAGGGTATGCGAAAGTTTACAACCGAGGTATTTGATACGGGCGTGGCTTTAGCCGCATATATTGTTCTGCTCTTTACATACGATTGGCGATTAGCCTTAATCAGTTTGATTTTTCCGCCGATTTCCTATTATATAGCTGAAAAGCTAAAGGTTGTTGTGCAGAGAAACGGAGCGGCGGCGCAAGAAAGCCGTGGGCGACTGAATGCCATAATCCTTGACCGTGTCTCAAATGCTTTGACGTATCGTGTATTTGGGTGTGAAACGCAAAGAAATATTGCGTTTGAGGAGCATTTAAATGATTATGAAAAGTCTGCTGTGAAAGCAAATATTTGGGTAGCAGCTATGCCGCCTATTTATCAAATTATTTCAATGGTTAGTGTTTTATTCATTATCTATTTCGGAAGCAGAAACATACTGGGTAACGGATGGACAAGCTGGGATATTGCTGTGTTTACAACCTTTATCTCCTGTTTTACGAAATTAGCAATAAAATCCTCAAAAGCGGCAAAGTTGTTCAATGCTGTTCAAAAAGCAGAGGTATCCTGGAAACGCATCAAGCCACTTATGAAACTTGTGCCAGACCAAGTAGCAGAATGTATAGTGTCTCCCGATACATTAGAAGTGCGGGACTTAGGGGTATCCTATTTTGAAAACGAGTCAATATTCAGTGGGCTTTCGTTTAGTGCAAGGCCCGGAGAAATCATCGGAGTTACAGGAGCAGTTGCCTGCGGCAAGACAACACTTGGTCAGGCATTTCTGTGTGAACATCCGTATCAGGGCAGTATTCGCTTTGGAAAGAAAGAGCTTTCAGAGTTTTCCAATGTACGGCGAAGTAAAACAGTCGGTTATCTCGGTCACGACCCTGAACTATTAAGCGAAACGATTCAGAACAATATCCTGTTAGGGAAAAACACAGAGATAGAACCATTATTAAAGGCGGTTTGCATAGATGAAGAAATTTCTAAAATGCCGGATGGCATGAATACTTTTATCGGCAATGGAGGTGTTCGTCTTTCCGGCGGTCAACAGGCACGTATCGGATTAGCACGAACCTTGGCGCATCCAAGACCGTTGCTGATATTGGATGACCCATTTTCTGCTTTGGACAGACAAACAGAAATGAAAATTTTTCAGCATTTGCAGGAATTAGCGAAAAACAGCATTGTGATTCTGATTTCCCATCGTCTTTATCTTTTTCCGCAGTTGGATAAAATCATTTGGATAGAAAACGGAACGACAACCGTCGGCACACACAAGGAGCTTATGAACAGTTGTAGCGAATATTCCGACATCTATAATCTTCAGGAAGGAGGAAGCGATTTTGAAAGTGAAAAAGTTGGGTTTGATACAAGTCACTCAGAATGTAATGAAGCTGAATAA
- a CDS encoding MobA/MobL family protein, producing the protein MPHLCGAAVVSSAYLSCTNILNDYDAVRHDYTRKKGLVWREVFLPEFAPPEWKARGVLWNAVEENEKTKESRRVQSDTGRWMGEAVSV; encoded by the coding sequence ATGCCACATCTCTGCGGAGCTGCTGTGGTATCATCCGCATATCTGAGCTGCACCAATATTCTTAACGACTACGATGCCGTAAGGCACGATTACACCCGTAAGAAAGGGCTTGTATGGCGAGAGGTGTTCTTGCCGGAGTTTGCTCCGCCCGAATGGAAAGCCCGAGGTGTGCTATGGAACGCCGTAGAGGAAAACGAAAAAACAAAGGAAAGCCGCCGAGTTCAAAGCGACACAGGCAGATGGATGGGAGAAGCAGTATCCGTATAA
- a CDS encoding MobA/MobL family protein — protein sequence MGRKKVYMPPSEAEKHGYERASKHPKSTKFGRQNPISERWNSEEQLVQWRKAWADVTNRYLKQYGHDARVDHRSHAERRLLERPTVHEGVVARAMEKKGIVSDRCELNRQIKADNALLRELRAAVKELTQKVIQSLPELAKAMETLR from the coding sequence GTGGGCAGAAAGAAAGTGTATATGCCGCCCTCTGAAGCTGAGAAGCACGGTTATGAGCGAGCCAGCAAGCACCCGAAAAGCACCAAGTTCGGCAGACAGAACCCCATCTCCGAGCGTTGGAACAGCGAGGAACAACTTGTGCAGTGGCGTAAGGCGTGGGCCGATGTAACCAACCGCTATCTGAAACAGTACGGTCATGATGCCCGCGTCGACCACCGCAGCCACGCCGAGCGAAGGCTGTTGGAGCGGCCAACCGTTCACGAGGGCGTAGTGGCAAGAGCAATGGAGAAAAAGGGTATTGTTTCTGACCGCTGTGAGCTGAATCGGCAAATCAAGGCGGACAACGCTCTGCTCCGAGAACTGAGAGCCGCCGTTAAGGAACTGACGCAAAAAGTTATTCAATCTCTGCCGGAGCTTGCAAAGGCTATGGAAACCTTACGGTAA
- a CDS encoding MarR family winged helix-turn-helix transcriptional regulator — translation MDASKRQITKIAREVSKLTLHTMREEGIGTAEFDFIHLVRNNPGITQAEIREKLKIDKGAAARRAASLEAKGFLTREKNPQDGRSQLLYATEKAEKLRNSKAGIEAVFYEWLLAELPEDERTYFCQVLNTLYERSKRESRNGFPNVTSKLQVGDTLE, via the coding sequence TTGGACGCATCAAAACGACAGATCACGAAAATAGCTCGTGAGGTTTCCAAGCTCACGCTTCATACTATGAGAGAAGAAGGAATCGGAACAGCCGAATTTGATTTTATTCATCTGGTACGGAACAATCCGGGCATTACACAAGCGGAAATAAGAGAAAAATTAAAAATTGACAAAGGTGCTGCTGCTCGCAGAGCCGCCAGTTTAGAGGCAAAAGGGTTTCTTACTCGTGAGAAAAATCCGCAGGATGGAAGGAGCCAATTATTATATGCTACCGAAAAAGCAGAGAAGTTGAGAAATTCAAAAGCAGGCATTGAAGCTGTCTTTTACGAATGGCTCTTAGCCGAACTACCCGAAGATGAAAGAACATATTTCTGCCAAGTTTTAAATACATTATATGAGCGTTCAAAGCGTGAGAGCAGAAATGGTTTTCCGAATGTTACCTCGAAATTACAAGTCGGAGATACGTTAGAATGA
- a CDS encoding 4Fe-4S binding protein, producing MKKEKKVSFKEFLKKRNTIQMFATLLTNIHLPNFLKGILYNGKVKQVCVPGLNCYSCPAATGTCPIGAFQAVVGSSKFSFSYYITGILIFFGIMLGRFICGFLCPFGWFQDLLHKIPTKKFSTKKLKALRHIKYGVLAIAVIALPILVANNAGIGSPYFCKYICPQGILEGGIPLSLANSSIRAMLGPLFTWKFGILSAIIILSVLFYRPFCKWLCPLGAFYALFNKVSLLNYNVDKHKCVSCGKCSRTCKMDVDITKNTSHTECIRCGECIKVCPAKAISVHWGVKNPVENKEDKIINKIGEIKNENN from the coding sequence ATGAAGAAAGAAAAGAAAGTTTCATTCAAGGAATTTTTAAAAAAAAGGAATACCATTCAGATGTTTGCCACGCTTCTGACAAACATTCATCTTCCGAATTTTCTGAAGGGAATCTTATACAACGGAAAAGTCAAGCAGGTGTGCGTGCCCGGACTCAACTGCTACTCATGTCCGGCAGCGACAGGAACCTGCCCCATCGGAGCTTTTCAGGCCGTGGTGGGTTCCTCCAAGTTCAGTTTTTCATACTATATAACTGGCATACTGATTTTTTTCGGCATAATGCTCGGAAGATTTATTTGTGGCTTCCTTTGCCCATTCGGATGGTTTCAGGATCTGCTTCATAAGATTCCAACGAAGAAGTTCAGCACCAAAAAGCTTAAGGCTCTGCGGCACATAAAATACGGTGTTCTTGCCATTGCGGTAATCGCGCTACCGATACTGGTAGCAAACAACGCCGGAATCGGCTCACCGTACTTCTGCAAATACATCTGCCCGCAGGGAATATTGGAAGGTGGCATACCGCTTTCACTTGCCAACAGCAGTATTAGGGCGATGCTCGGACCTCTCTTCACTTGGAAATTTGGAATACTGTCCGCGATTATAATTCTCAGCGTGCTGTTCTACCGTCCGTTCTGCAAATGGCTGTGCCCACTCGGCGCATTCTACGCACTCTTTAATAAGGTTTCGCTTCTTAACTACAATGTCGACAAGCACAAATGCGTTTCCTGCGGAAAGTGCAGCAGAACCTGCAAAATGGATGTGGACATTACCAAAAACACCTCACACACGGAGTGTATCCGCTGCGGAGAGTGCATAAAGGTGTGCCCAGCAAAAGCAATCAGCGTCCACTGGGGGGTTAAAAACCCTGTGGAAAATAAAGAAGATAAAATAATAAACAAGATTGGAGAGATAAAAAATGAAAATAATTAA
- a CDS encoding TlpA family protein disulfide reductase, with the protein MKIIKKIVPLLMVTMMTISLAACGSGNTGVSQSTAGKTEQTKTFPKFQGTDFDGNSVDESLFSKNEVTLLNFWFNGCSACVNEMPALEKLNTKLREKNAELVGVNVEAGESDKALAEAKEILSKQGATYRNLFISGGDEAKEYIGKIFGFPTTILVDKNGNIIGEPIVGSIEDEKRMDEIIKMVDDAKAGKTVSVPKSEATLDDKMTVLVTEENDIFVDHKEVWDKVFDNIQKDSAEQAGDITYAEFLKAQVEKAKDSFSEDELKILAEDIKRIDNIEKQIQELDSNKDGNK; encoded by the coding sequence ATGAAAATAATTAAAAAAATCGTACCCCTACTTATGGTAACTATGATGACAATTTCACTGGCGGCATGTGGCAGCGGTAATACGGGCGTCTCCCAGTCCACAGCAGGCAAAACGGAGCAGACCAAAACCTTCCCGAAATTTCAGGGAACAGATTTTGACGGCAACAGTGTTGATGAGTCCCTGTTCAGCAAAAACGAGGTAACTCTTCTCAACTTTTGGTTCAACGGCTGCTCAGCTTGCGTCAACGAGATGCCTGCGCTCGAAAAGTTAAACACCAAGCTCCGTGAAAAGAACGCTGAGTTGGTTGGTGTAAATGTCGAGGCTGGCGAAAGTGACAAGGCTCTTGCCGAAGCCAAAGAAATACTCTCGAAACAGGGGGCAACCTACAGAAACTTGTTTATAAGCGGAGGAGATGAAGCAAAAGAATACATCGGTAAAATTTTCGGTTTTCCGACTACCATTTTGGTCGACAAAAACGGCAACATCATCGGTGAGCCCATTGTAGGAAGCATAGAAGACGAGAAGAGAATGGATGAAATTATCAAGATGGTCGATGACGCAAAGGCCGGTAAAACAGTTTCTGTTCCTAAATCCGAGGCAACACTTGATGATAAGATGACAGTACTTGTGACAGAGGAAAACGATATCTTTGTAGACCACAAGGAAGTTTGGGACAAGGTATTCGACAATATTCAGAAGGACAGCGCTGAGCAGGCTGGCGACATTACCTACGCCGAATTCTTGAAAGCGCAGGTAGAGAAGGCAAAGGATTCATTCAGCGAGGATGAGTTGAAGATCCTCGCTGAAGACATTAAAAGGATAGACAACATTGAGAAACAAATTCAGGAATTAGACAGCAATAAAGATGGTAATAAGTAA
- a CDS encoding response regulator transcription factor produces MRILVVEDEKTLCKTIAKGLRLDGYEVDTCFDGETAWDIILSESYDLIILDLNLPGMDGMKVLQKIRMEDTETNILILSARGQLQDKIDGLDGGANDYLCKPFHFEELEARVRSLTRRCVVQNNLVLECGEISLDTKARTALARGIELSLTRKELGLLEYLMLHQERPVSQEELIQHVWDGSVDSFSNSIRVHISALRKKLRAALGYDPITNRIGQGYLIGGISE; encoded by the coding sequence ATGAGAATATTGGTAGTCGAGGACGAAAAGACCCTCTGCAAGACAATTGCAAAGGGACTGCGACTTGACGGGTATGAGGTGGACACCTGCTTCGATGGGGAAACTGCTTGGGACATCATACTGTCGGAGAGTTATGACCTTATAATATTGGATTTGAATCTTCCGGGAATGGATGGAATGAAGGTACTTCAAAAAATACGTATGGAGGACACAGAAACTAACATACTTATCCTTTCTGCAAGAGGCCAGCTTCAGGACAAAATAGATGGACTCGATGGAGGGGCTAACGATTATCTCTGTAAGCCATTTCATTTTGAGGAACTCGAGGCTCGCGTGCGAAGCCTTACGCGAAGGTGCGTTGTTCAGAATAATCTTGTTCTCGAGTGTGGAGAAATTTCGCTTGATACAAAGGCACGCACTGCTCTTGCAAGGGGGATAGAGCTATCACTTACGCGAAAAGAACTAGGCCTTTTGGAGTATCTTATGCTCCATCAGGAGCGTCCAGTAAGCCAGGAAGAGCTTATACAGCATGTGTGGGATGGAAGCGTCGACAGTTTCAGCAATTCCATCCGTGTGCATATTTCGGCGCTTCGCAAGAAGTTGAGAGCGGCCTTGGGATATGATCCGATTACTAATCGCATCGGGCAGGGCTACCTGATAGGGGGCATATCCGAATGA
- a CDS encoding sensor histidine kinase, with protein MKKRLSLQWKLTLMTALLVIVSCLTLSYFISKSAVLYMDDIEDSVIAIFPKEFFSNDSSGNIELYLDTTANLSDKVKNTQVEFWRKSLLITSIITLISSTLIYFIVGYALRPLQKLGRQIQDIQAKNMQQPIALESNSIEIVRLTDAFNRMLKRLNDAFSAQRQFSANAAHELRTPLAVMQTKVEVFEKNKNPGNDDYQEAIGMVKTQTDRLSHVIDILLEMTELQSAKRSDHISLAELTEEVICDLVAVGDKKGVSLTQKPGDAQIMGSDTLIYRAIYNLIENAIKYNHQGGEVSVEIKENDEYARVIVSDTGSGIDKNDWEQIFEPFFRADKSRSRAMGGAGLGLTLVQEIARQHGGDVCVLHSSAQGTQIELSLLLG; from the coding sequence ATGAAGAAAAGGCTCTCCCTTCAGTGGAAGCTCACATTAATGACCGCACTTCTGGTAATTGTGTCCTGTCTTACTCTCAGCTACTTTATCAGCAAATCTGCCGTACTGTATATGGATGATATCGAAGATTCGGTAATAGCCATATTTCCAAAGGAATTCTTTTCGAATGATTCCTCAGGGAATATTGAATTATATCTTGATACGACGGCGAATCTTTCTGACAAGGTTAAGAACACACAGGTAGAATTTTGGAGAAAGAGTTTGCTCATAACATCAATTATCACGCTAATAAGCAGCACCCTGATATACTTTATTGTAGGATACGCGCTACGCCCGTTGCAGAAACTTGGCAGGCAGATCCAGGATATTCAGGCAAAAAACATGCAGCAGCCCATTGCCTTAGAGAGTAACTCTATTGAAATCGTGCGTCTTACCGATGCTTTTAACAGAATGCTCAAAAGGCTCAACGATGCCTTTTCTGCACAGAGGCAGTTTTCCGCTAACGCCGCGCACGAACTTCGCACCCCTCTTGCGGTTATGCAGACCAAAGTTGAGGTGTTTGAAAAAAACAAGAACCCCGGAAATGATGACTATCAAGAGGCAATAGGTATGGTTAAGACACAGACCGACCGCTTATCCCATGTAATAGACATCCTTTTGGAAATGACCGAGCTTCAGTCAGCAAAAAGAAGTGACCATATCTCACTTGCAGAGCTCACCGAAGAGGTTATCTGCGATTTAGTGGCTGTCGGAGATAAAAAGGGCGTGAGCCTTACTCAGAAGCCGGGCGACGCACAGATTATGGGCAGCGATACGCTGATATACAGAGCAATCTATAATCTAATTGAAAATGCAATTAAATATAATCATCAAGGTGGTGAGGTTTCGGTTGAAATCAAAGAGAATGATGAATATGCGAGGGTAATTGTCTCCGATACGGGTTCGGGAATCGATAAAAATGACTGGGAGCAGATATTCGAACCGTTTTTTAGAGCGGATAAGTCAAGAAGCCGCGCTATGGGAGGCGCGGGCCTTGGCTTGACACTTGTACAAGAAATCGCCCGACAGCATGGTGGTGATGTTTGTGTCCTTCACAGTTCAGCACAGGGAACACAAATTGAGCTAAGCCTTTTATTGGGCTAA